The proteins below come from a single Prolixibacter sp. NT017 genomic window:
- a CDS encoding DUF5686 and carboxypeptidase regulatory-like domain-containing protein: protein MSKPVFIPTFIRLLLFSVILFLPDIANSQQLKGKITDEKGAPIPYATVFIKELSQGTTSNVNGKYGIDVPEGTYTVIYRSLGYAPQNIKVKVNTKPVTKDITMVDQVHQLREIRVYGNGEDPAYSIMRHVIGLSNFHKNQVESYKADVYLRGTVHFQKVSRIIRNQLRKQKVEVKSGDTFVDETYSTITFDAPDHYKQVIKSVNSTFPDIVDFPVMKFFAASLYDDNIDILISPLGRNAFNHYKYVYEGFSYEGDYTIDKIKVIPRRRSKQLFSGYIYIIDGLWCLHSADLNFDTPFGEVNVRQVFDEVKPGVWMPVGHNYAFEGGVLGVKGSVHFGGSVKYRDVVLNPRLIAVNPINTMPQFAGKAKAEAENKTEAKPETDKEDSVEEATNEPLGHEVKDGKRVAKMAEILNKENITNRDMNKLSRLMSREAKIANDDEEQSLELKDKNQKVIVSGAADKDSSYWNEIRPIPLTENEKESFEKRDSLENSPRKKLFGSSKKGNKLLSGYLGPLFTGKRWTNRDTSFHVSYPGILNLKSVGFNAVDGWKIHQEITFNKTGRPGHAFWFTPWGTWAINRKAVLWGGKTALTYAPMRRAIANLDFGRKTKDFNSLYAVDPFINAVASLFAKENYARYYENRFVNFRNRIDLANGLVFYTGFSWNDRRRLENSTNYSFFRTDVDYMNNLPHNHVVTDANLNSQINTVLKLKVEYTPRYYYRVKDGVKEMAHSDFPTFWFQYNKGIKGLFNSTADFDYLEAGLTQGIHLNSATSFTYEIRGGWFPNNEHIHFADFSQTNSQPSPVLFEEFRHGFFTPGYYELRTDDRFVEAHVSYKAPYILLKYLPGISNTLWRELVWAGYYKMPNHPQYTEVGYSLIEVLFNGNIGVFAGFDDWHYSRIGMNLVIRIY, encoded by the coding sequence ATGAGCAAACCTGTTTTCATACCAACATTTATTCGTCTGCTTCTGTTCTCGGTTATTCTTTTTCTGCCAGATATAGCTAATTCACAACAACTGAAAGGAAAAATCACCGACGAGAAAGGAGCGCCTATTCCCTATGCTACCGTTTTTATCAAGGAGCTTTCGCAGGGAACGACCAGCAATGTCAATGGGAAATACGGCATCGATGTGCCGGAAGGAACCTATACCGTTATATACCGAAGCCTGGGATATGCGCCACAAAATATCAAAGTGAAGGTCAACACGAAGCCGGTTACAAAAGATATCACCATGGTCGACCAGGTTCATCAACTCCGAGAAATCAGGGTTTATGGTAATGGCGAAGACCCGGCTTATTCGATTATGCGACATGTTATCGGGCTGTCCAACTTCCACAAAAACCAGGTCGAATCGTACAAAGCCGATGTTTACCTGAGAGGTACTGTCCATTTTCAAAAGGTATCGCGAATTATCCGTAATCAACTGCGCAAACAAAAAGTGGAAGTGAAGTCGGGCGACACGTTCGTCGACGAAACATACAGCACCATTACCTTCGATGCACCCGACCATTACAAACAGGTGATTAAGTCGGTCAACTCGACCTTTCCGGACATTGTCGATTTTCCGGTCATGAAATTTTTTGCTGCCAGCCTGTACGATGACAATATCGATATCCTGATTTCGCCATTGGGACGCAACGCCTTTAACCACTACAAATACGTTTACGAAGGATTTAGTTACGAAGGCGATTATACCATCGACAAAATTAAAGTCATTCCGCGCCGGCGTAGTAAGCAACTTTTTTCAGGGTACATCTACATCATCGATGGCTTGTGGTGCCTTCACAGCGCCGATTTGAATTTCGATACGCCTTTCGGTGAAGTGAATGTCCGTCAGGTTTTCGACGAGGTAAAACCGGGTGTATGGATGCCGGTAGGTCACAATTATGCTTTCGAAGGCGGCGTTTTGGGTGTAAAAGGCAGTGTTCATTTCGGCGGTTCGGTAAAATACCGCGACGTTGTTTTGAATCCGCGGCTCATTGCTGTCAACCCGATAAATACGATGCCGCAGTTCGCTGGAAAAGCTAAAGCTGAAGCCGAAAACAAAACGGAAGCCAAACCCGAAACGGACAAAGAAGATTCGGTCGAGGAAGCGACGAATGAACCGTTGGGACACGAGGTGAAAGACGGAAAGCGTGTGGCAAAAATGGCAGAAATCCTCAACAAGGAGAATATCACCAACCGCGACATGAACAAGCTTTCACGCCTGATGTCACGAGAGGCGAAAATTGCCAATGACGATGAAGAACAATCGCTCGAGCTAAAAGATAAAAACCAGAAGGTAATCGTTTCAGGAGCCGCCGATAAAGATTCGTCGTACTGGAACGAAATCAGGCCGATTCCGTTGACCGAAAACGAAAAAGAGAGTTTTGAGAAACGTGACTCACTGGAAAATTCTCCCCGGAAAAAATTATTTGGGTCATCAAAAAAAGGGAATAAGTTGCTTTCGGGATATCTCGGCCCGCTTTTCACCGGCAAACGATGGACGAACCGCGATACCAGCTTTCATGTCTCCTATCCGGGAATCCTCAACCTAAAATCGGTTGGTTTCAACGCAGTCGACGGATGGAAAATTCATCAGGAAATTACATTTAATAAAACCGGACGTCCCGGTCATGCATTTTGGTTTACTCCATGGGGAACGTGGGCCATCAACCGAAAAGCTGTTTTATGGGGTGGAAAAACGGCCCTGACCTATGCCCCTATGCGCCGCGCCATTGCCAATCTCGATTTTGGCCGGAAAACCAAAGATTTCAACAGTCTTTATGCAGTCGATCCGTTTATCAACGCGGTAGCTTCACTTTTTGCCAAAGAAAACTATGCCCGCTATTACGAAAACCGTTTTGTCAATTTTCGTAACCGGATAGATCTAGCCAATGGCTTGGTCTTTTACACCGGATTTAGTTGGAATGACCGGCGCCGGTTGGAGAACTCGACCAATTATTCCTTTTTCAGAACGGATGTTGATTACATGAATAATCTTCCGCACAATCACGTGGTAACCGATGCAAATCTGAATAGCCAAATCAACACAGTACTGAAACTAAAAGTCGAGTACACGCCACGCTATTATTACCGGGTAAAAGATGGCGTGAAAGAGATGGCCCATTCCGATTTCCCAACATTCTGGTTCCAGTACAATAAGGGTATCAAAGGGTTGTTCAACAGCACGGCCGATTTCGATTACCTGGAGGCAGGACTTACGCAAGGCATCCACCTAAATTCGGCGACCAGCTTCACGTATGAAATACGGGGTGGTTGGTTCCCGAATAACGAGCACATCCATTTCGCCGATTTCTCGCAAACCAACAGCCAGCCCTCGCCGGTATTATTCGAGGAATTCAGGCACGGATTCTTTACTCCGGGCTATTACGAACTGAGGACCGATGATCGATTTGTCGAAGCACACGTTTCGTACAAAGCACCCTATATTTTACTGAAGTACCTACCGGGAATCAGTAATACACTTTGGCGCGAACTGGTATGGGCAGGCTATTACAAGATGCCTAATCACCCTCAGTATACCGAAGTTGGTTACTCGTTAATTGAAGTATTATTCAACGGAAATATAGGCGTGTTTGCCGGATTCGACGACTGGCATTACAGCCGCATCGGCATGAACCTGGTGATTCGCATTTATTAA
- a CDS encoding BT_3928 family protein, whose product MMKWLRNISRILVGLVFIFSGFVKGIDPWGGTYKITDYFYAFHLDFLVPLALPLSFILSFAEFAIGVGLLSGRFLRFFSWLALIFMSFFTPLTLYLALTNPVTDCGCFGDALVITNWQTFYKNIILITLAIILFDGRRKADHPVKRKPGRVIFSGLILTYIVLVTWSYNHLPIIDFRPYKVGVNISKAMEIPPDAPHDVYENNFYYKNKKTGEVKKFSEKNIPWRDSLTWEFQSMDQPVLVKRGYVPPIHDFSIQTPQGDDVTDYFLKDDNYTFMLVAYDLQKSSTKNQERINVLAKWAEAKGYNFICLTASLESEQQAFIGKTQAPYPFLSTDEITLKTMIRSNPGLILTYKGTILGKWHYNDIPDSVAFRKDILPEMNKKLNKN is encoded by the coding sequence ATGATGAAGTGGCTCCGCAATATCAGTAGAATCCTGGTCGGCCTGGTTTTTATTTTTTCAGGCTTCGTTAAAGGAATCGATCCGTGGGGCGGAACGTATAAAATCACCGATTACTTCTACGCTTTCCATCTCGATTTCCTGGTTCCACTTGCACTGCCACTTTCTTTTATTCTTTCATTTGCTGAATTTGCCATCGGGGTTGGACTTCTGAGCGGAAGATTTCTCCGCTTTTTCTCCTGGCTGGCGCTTATCTTTATGAGCTTTTTCACGCCGCTGACCCTTTATCTGGCGTTAACCAACCCGGTAACCGATTGCGGCTGCTTCGGCGACGCACTCGTGATAACCAACTGGCAAACGTTTTATAAAAATATTATCCTTATCACCCTGGCGATTATTCTCTTCGACGGAAGGCGGAAAGCTGACCACCCGGTAAAAAGAAAACCGGGCCGGGTAATTTTCTCCGGGCTTATCCTTACTTATATCGTTTTGGTCACCTGGTCGTACAATCACTTGCCGATTATCGATTTCAGACCGTACAAGGTGGGTGTAAATATTTCAAAAGCCATGGAAATTCCGCCGGATGCGCCGCACGATGTTTACGAAAACAACTTCTACTACAAGAATAAGAAGACCGGTGAAGTCAAAAAGTTCTCGGAGAAAAATATTCCGTGGCGCGATTCACTTACGTGGGAATTTCAATCAATGGACCAACCGGTTCTGGTGAAAAGAGGATACGTTCCGCCCATTCACGACTTTTCGATTCAAACACCACAGGGCGACGACGTAACCGATTACTTTCTGAAAGACGACAACTACACTTTTATGCTGGTAGCATACGACCTGCAAAAATCGTCGACCAAAAATCAGGAACGCATCAATGTATTGGCGAAATGGGCAGAAGCAAAAGGATACAACTTTATTTGCCTTACCGCTTCGCTGGAAAGCGAACAACAGGCTTTTATCGGAAAAACCCAGGCTCCCTATCCGTTCCTCTCAACCGATGAAATTACCCTCAAAACCATGATTCGTTCCAACCCGGGACTCATCCTGACGTACAAAGGAACCATTCTGGGCAAGTGGCATTACAACGACATCCCCGATTCTGTTGCCTTCAGGAAAGATATTCTACCGGAAATGAATAAAAAGTTAAATAAGAACTAA
- a CDS encoding histidine phosphatase family protein, which translates to MKLVVLVRHGKAEHTDEPKPDYRRDLTTRGEVDATRIAEEIKPMLPQPLHFISSPANRAKQTATFFASVLGYPEEAIREEEDLYDGLTTTEFLEMLAKVPETSDCVLVFGHNPTQTILADRMLEYFGRILPTAGAVAIRFEVQSWADIEPRSGEQAFYKYPKMFR; encoded by the coding sequence ATGAAATTAGTTGTTCTTGTCCGTCACGGAAAAGCCGAACATACCGATGAGCCAAAGCCCGATTATCGACGCGATTTAACTACCCGGGGCGAAGTGGATGCCACCAGAATCGCTGAAGAAATCAAACCGATGCTCCCGCAGCCACTTCATTTTATATCGAGCCCGGCGAACAGAGCGAAACAAACGGCCACTTTCTTTGCTTCCGTTTTGGGATATCCCGAGGAAGCTATCCGGGAGGAAGAAGATTTGTATGATGGATTAACCACGACCGAATTTTTGGAGATGCTGGCGAAAGTACCGGAAACATCCGATTGTGTTTTGGTTTTCGGTCACAACCCGACGCAAACGATTCTGGCCGACCGGATGCTCGAATATTTTGGCCGCATTCTTCCTACCGCCGGTGCTGTTGCCATTCGCTTTGAGGTACAATCGTGGGCAGATATCGAACCCCGCAGCGGAGAACAGGCTTTCTATAAATATCCAAAAATGTTTCGTTAA
- the tpiA gene encoding triose-phosphate isomerase: protein MRKKIVAGNWKCNTNLQEGVELAKAVNELVVSKGDKDVVVVLGTPFTHLTKVVESVDASRVGVSAQNCAAEAKGAFTGEVSAEMVKSTGATYVILGHSERREYYNETSEILNKKVALTLENGLTPIYCCGEPLEIREAEKENDFVKKQLDETVFQLPVDEFKKLVIAYEPIWAIGTGKTASTEQAQDMLAYIRSLIADKFGKDVAEEISILYGGSCKASNAPELFSQPDIDGGLIGGASLKAEEFLGIINAY from the coding sequence ATGAGAAAGAAGATTGTAGCCGGAAACTGGAAATGTAATACCAACCTGCAAGAAGGTGTTGAACTGGCCAAAGCCGTTAACGAACTGGTCGTTAGCAAAGGCGATAAAGATGTAGTAGTTGTATTGGGAACTCCCTTTACCCATCTTACCAAAGTTGTTGAAAGTGTTGATGCCAGCCGCGTTGGCGTTTCTGCACAAAACTGCGCAGCCGAAGCCAAAGGTGCCTTCACGGGAGAGGTTTCTGCAGAAATGGTAAAATCAACCGGTGCAACTTACGTGATTCTCGGACACTCCGAGCGTCGTGAATATTACAACGAAACCAGTGAAATTCTCAACAAAAAAGTAGCGCTGACACTGGAAAATGGTTTGACTCCGATTTATTGCTGCGGTGAGCCGCTGGAAATCCGCGAAGCTGAAAAGGAGAACGATTTCGTGAAAAAACAGCTGGATGAAACCGTCTTCCAACTTCCGGTTGACGAATTCAAAAAACTGGTTATCGCTTACGAACCTATCTGGGCTATCGGTACCGGAAAAACGGCTTCAACCGAGCAGGCACAGGATATGCTGGCTTATATTCGCAGCCTTATTGCTGACAAATTCGGTAAAGATGTTGCTGAAGAAATTTCTATCCTTTACGGTGGTTCATGCAAAGCAAGCAACGCTCCTGAACTCTTCTCTCAGCCTGACATCGACGGTGGTTTGATTGGCGGTGCTTCGCTGAAAGCTGAAGAATTCCTCGGAATTATCAATGCATATTAA
- a CDS encoding DUF1599 domain-containing protein, whose protein sequence is MEKTAQQFDHIISICHDLFVNKMRDYGTAWRILRPRSMTDQIYIKAQRIRSIEEKGVSKINEDERAEFIGIINYCSMALIQLELGPSEEELPADITERMFLENLEKAKTLMLDKNHDYGEAWRQMRISSFTDLILMKLKRTKQIEDNQGKTLVSEGIEANYLDIINYAIFAMVKLEFGEE, encoded by the coding sequence ATGGAGAAGACGGCTCAGCAATTCGATCATATTATCAGCATTTGCCACGATTTGTTTGTCAACAAGATGCGCGATTACGGAACCGCGTGGCGTATCCTGCGTCCCCGTTCTATGACGGACCAGATTTACATTAAGGCGCAACGCATCCGTAGCATTGAGGAGAAAGGAGTTTCCAAAATAAATGAAGACGAACGGGCCGAGTTCATTGGCATCATCAACTACTGCTCCATGGCGCTTATCCAGCTCGAGCTGGGCCCCTCGGAAGAAGAACTGCCGGCCGATATTACTGAACGGATGTTTTTGGAAAACCTGGAAAAAGCCAAAACGCTGATGCTTGACAAAAATCACGATTATGGTGAAGCCTGGCGACAGATGCGCATCAGTTCGTTTACCGATCTCATCCTGATGAAACTGAAACGAACCAAACAGATTGAAGACAACCAGGGGAAAACTCTGGTATCGGAAGGCATTGAAGCCAACTACCTCGACATTATTAACTACGCCATTTTTGCGATGGTGAAACTCGAATTTGGCGAAGAATGA
- the cdaA gene encoding diadenylate cyclase CdaA, which produces MTELFITIRFLDFLDVLLVAYLLYQLYMLIRGTVAFNIFMGIFIVYLVWLVVKALNMELVSTILGQLFGVGVLALIVVFQQEIRKFLLLLGSRYRANNKFSFENLFPQHFKSTTESSLRAIVDACQDMSRTKTGALIVIARSTELREFAETGEIIDAGITAELLKSIFYKNAPLHDGAVIIVGNRIRAARCILPVSAKKNLRPSLGLRHRAAMGMSEQTDAYVVTVSEETGRISVAHNGQLEENLTVDNLFKKLEENHAA; this is translated from the coding sequence ATGACGGAGTTATTCATTACCATACGATTTCTTGATTTTCTGGATGTGTTGCTGGTAGCCTATTTGCTTTATCAACTGTACATGTTGATAAGGGGGACGGTAGCTTTCAACATTTTCATGGGAATATTCATTGTTTACCTCGTTTGGCTCGTGGTGAAGGCGCTGAATATGGAGCTGGTCAGTACCATCCTGGGACAGTTGTTCGGCGTTGGAGTGCTGGCTTTGATTGTGGTGTTTCAGCAGGAAATTCGTAAATTCTTGCTGTTGTTGGGAAGTCGTTACCGGGCGAATAATAAATTCTCGTTCGAAAATCTTTTCCCGCAACATTTCAAATCGACCACCGAGTCGAGCCTTCGTGCCATCGTGGATGCCTGCCAGGATATGTCGCGGACAAAGACAGGAGCTTTGATTGTCATAGCGCGCAGTACGGAGTTGCGAGAATTTGCCGAGACGGGAGAGATTATCGATGCCGGCATCACAGCTGAACTGCTGAAGAGTATCTTTTATAAGAACGCGCCTTTGCATGACGGAGCCGTTATTATTGTTGGAAACCGGATTCGGGCAGCCCGGTGTATATTACCGGTTTCGGCGAAGAAGAACCTGCGTCCGTCGCTGGGGTTGAGGCACCGGGCCGCGATGGGAATGTCGGAACAAACCGATGCTTATGTGGTAACGGTGAGCGAAGAAACCGGCCGTATTTCGGTGGCACACAACGGACAGCTGGAAGAAAACCTGACCGTCGATAATCTCTTCAAAAAATTGGAGGAAAATCATGCAGCCTGA
- the prmA gene encoding 50S ribosomal protein L11 methyltransferase, whose product MEYTKVSCFPEPDSETNREILTALLGELGFESFSETEEAVEAFIPSSAYREELLQDESLINNPLFKVRFQTEIIPDQNWNEVWEKNYFQPLLVENRCLIRAPFHKDTPRAEYEIVIDPRMAFGTGNHETTYLMISAILQQDLQGKQVLDMGCGTGILGILASMRGADMVKAIDIDEWSYKNTLENAEINNITNIDVAQGDASLLGKLKFDVIYANIQRNILLQDLPVYASVMCKDAEIIMSGFYREDLPAISAKAEEVGLKPAGYEERNNWVAARFIR is encoded by the coding sequence ATGGAATACACCAAAGTCAGTTGTTTTCCGGAACCGGATTCCGAAACCAACCGTGAAATATTAACGGCTCTATTGGGCGAGCTGGGCTTCGAAAGTTTCAGCGAAACAGAAGAGGCCGTTGAAGCATTCATCCCTTCCTCGGCCTACCGTGAAGAGTTGCTGCAAGATGAGAGTCTGATCAACAATCCATTGTTTAAAGTGCGGTTTCAAACCGAAATTATCCCCGACCAAAACTGGAATGAGGTGTGGGAGAAAAACTATTTCCAACCCTTGCTGGTAGAAAACCGTTGTCTGATCAGAGCTCCATTCCATAAAGATACACCGAGGGCTGAATATGAAATTGTGATTGACCCGCGCATGGCATTTGGTACCGGTAATCATGAGACCACTTACCTCATGATTTCGGCTATTCTGCAACAGGATTTACAAGGCAAACAAGTGCTTGATATGGGATGTGGAACCGGCATTCTGGGCATTTTGGCCTCCATGCGAGGCGCTGACATGGTGAAAGCCATCGATATCGATGAGTGGTCTTACAAAAACACGCTCGAGAATGCCGAGATCAACAACATCACGAATATCGATGTGGCGCAGGGCGATGCGAGCCTGTTGGGAAAACTCAAATTCGATGTGATTTACGCGAACATTCAGCGGAATATTCTGCTTCAGGATTTACCGGTATATGCCTCTGTAATGTGCAAAGATGCTGAAATCATCATGAGCGGATTTTATCGGGAAGACTTGCCGGCCATTTCCGCGAAAGCGGAAGAAGTAGGGCTAAAACCTGCCGGATACGAGGAACGGAACAACTGGGTGGCTGCCCGATTTATTCGCTAA
- a CDS encoding metallophosphoesterase has translation MKRIGLLSDTHGYMDDAILNHFSECDEIWHAGDIGNLEVVDRLAGLKPLRAVYGNIDGNQIRQEYPLHQRFMCEEVDVWMTHIGGYPGRYERYVTPEIYHHPPKLFISGHSHILKVINDPKLGLLHINPGAAGVQGFHQVRTLVRFSIEGSRIFDLEVVEMGRRGNFSE, from the coding sequence ATGAAACGAATCGGTCTGCTATCGGATACGCATGGATATATGGATGATGCCATTCTGAATCACTTTTCGGAATGTGATGAAATTTGGCACGCCGGCGACATCGGTAACCTGGAAGTGGTTGATAGGCTAGCTGGTTTAAAGCCATTGCGGGCGGTCTACGGAAATATCGATGGGAACCAAATCAGGCAGGAATACCCGTTGCACCAGCGGTTTATGTGCGAAGAAGTGGATGTCTGGATGACGCACATCGGCGGTTATCCCGGAAGGTACGAGCGATACGTGACACCAGAAATCTACCACCATCCTCCCAAATTATTCATCTCCGGTCATTCCCATATATTGAAAGTGATAAATGATCCCAAGCTCGGTTTGTTGCACATCAATCCCGGGGCAGCAGGAGTGCAGGGATTTCACCAGGTGCGAACCCTGGTGCGCTTTTCCATCGAAGGTTCCCGTATTTTCGATTTGGAAGTAGTGGAAATGGGACGTCGCGGAAATTTTAGCGAATAA
- the folP gene encoding dihydropteroate synthase → MLFTRKKEPFYSRKKTITLDGRLIEIDHPMVMGILNVTPDSFFDGGKYVSHKAILKRAEKILEEEGEIIDIGAYSTRPGAMDIPAPEEASKLKSAVGLVRKEFPDAIISIDTFRASVAREVIAEEGPCIINDISGGTMDDKMFETVAELGVPYIMMHIQGTPQTMQKNPQYDDVVQEILMFFAERVQQLKLLGVKDVILDPGFGFGKSIDHNFDLMNRLDSFGLFQFPLLVGVSRKSMIWKYLGTSAEESLNATTVLNTLALMGGADILRVHDVKEAVETIKIYSKLKSMVK, encoded by the coding sequence ATGCTGTTTACGCGTAAAAAAGAACCTTTCTATTCCCGGAAGAAAACCATCACACTCGATGGACGGTTGATTGAAATCGATCATCCGATGGTCATGGGCATCCTGAACGTAACGCCCGATTCTTTTTTCGATGGCGGGAAATATGTAAGTCACAAGGCTATCCTGAAAAGGGCGGAAAAGATACTGGAAGAAGAAGGCGAAATTATCGACATTGGCGCTTATTCGACGCGTCCCGGAGCGATGGATATACCAGCGCCCGAAGAAGCCAGCAAGCTGAAATCAGCCGTCGGCCTGGTTCGTAAAGAATTTCCGGACGCCATCATTTCCATCGATACCTTTAGGGCTTCGGTGGCCCGCGAAGTTATCGCTGAAGAAGGGCCATGCATTATCAACGATATTTCCGGCGGAACCATGGATGACAAGATGTTTGAAACGGTAGCCGAGCTGGGCGTTCCGTACATCATGATGCACATTCAGGGTACTCCGCAAACCATGCAGAAGAATCCGCAATACGACGATGTGGTACAGGAAATCCTGATGTTTTTTGCCGAAAGGGTTCAGCAACTAAAACTACTGGGAGTAAAAGACGTTATATTAGATCCCGGATTTGGCTTCGGAAAATCGATCGATCATAATTTTGATCTGATGAACCGGCTCGATTCTTTTGGATTGTTTCAGTTTCCGCTTTTGGTAGGAGTTTCGCGTAAGTCGATGATTTGGAAATATCTCGGAACATCCGCGGAAGAAAGCCTGAATGCGACGACGGTGTTAAATACCCTGGCGCTGATGGGTGGAGCTGATATCCTGCGGGTACACGATGTGAAGGAAGCAGTGGAAACCATAAAAATTTACAGCAAGCTGAAAAGCATGGTCAAATGA